GACTGGGAACCGAAGCGGCGGATTTCGTGGGGCCAGCCGCAGGCTGTGGAGATCTTGGCTGCCCATACTTTGGCGGTCTCGTCGTCGGGGACGCTGACGACGGTGAAACCGCCCAGGAACTCCTTCGACTCGACGTACGGGCCGTCGGTGATGACGACCTCGCCGCCGGTGGGGTCCACGGCGTACGCCGGGCCGTCGACCTCCAGTCCCCCGGCGAAGACGTAGACGCCGGCGGCCTTCATCTCGTCGACGGCTGCTGCGGCGAGTGGTCCGCGCTCGGCGATCCACTCGTCGGTGTGGTCGCCCACCCACTGCTGGTTGAAGTAGAGGAGGTACTCGGGCATCTCTGCTCCTTCGGCTCGAGCGGACCCGCTGTCCGCCGTACCCACGCAACGAACGGAATCCGGGGGATTCGACAGGGTGACAGAAGAAAGTTCTTTGGACAGAGCCCCGCGCGCTTCAC
The Kribbella italica DNA segment above includes these coding regions:
- a CDS encoding YciI family protein encodes the protein MPEYLLYFNQQWVGDHTDEWIAERGPLAAAAVDEMKAAGVYVFAGGLEVDGPAYAVDPTGGEVVITDGPYVESKEFLGGFTVVSVPDDETAKVWAAKISTACGWPHEIRRFGSQSPPE